One Acinetobacter colistiniresistens DNA segment encodes these proteins:
- a CDS encoding sulfonate ABC transporter substrate-binding protein, producing MAISIQRSWTTSALIAASLASVIGVTGCAKKPEQQATTKQETTTLNIGFQKYGILPILKAKGELEKNLAAQGVTVKWVEFPAGPQLLEGLNVGSVVFGETGEAPPIFAQAANRNLVYIANQPAAATAEALIVPKDSPIQSIQDLKGKRVALNKGSNVHYLLLKLLEANNLTLKDIQPVYLPPADARAAFEKGAVDAWVIWDPFLAAAEQQIHARQIANGEHLVSNHQFYLSDRQFAESHPAVLNTLVTTLNQTTDWVKAHPDAAAQLLEKPTALELDILKTSISRMGFGVLPISEKVAKEQQYVADAFYAQQLIPKQLVIQDALLTPKK from the coding sequence ATGGCTATTTCCATCCAGCGTTCATGGACAACATCAGCCCTCATTGCGGCAAGTCTTGCCAGTGTAATTGGTGTTACAGGTTGTGCAAAAAAACCAGAGCAGCAAGCAACAACAAAACAAGAAACCACAACATTAAATATCGGCTTTCAAAAGTATGGCATCTTGCCGATTCTCAAAGCAAAAGGTGAATTAGAAAAAAACCTTGCTGCTCAAGGTGTAACCGTGAAATGGGTGGAGTTCCCAGCGGGACCACAACTGTTGGAAGGACTCAATGTCGGGAGTGTAGTGTTTGGTGAAACAGGGGAAGCCCCGCCAATCTTTGCTCAAGCAGCCAACCGCAACTTGGTCTATATTGCCAACCAGCCTGCAGCAGCAACTGCTGAGGCTTTGATTGTTCCAAAGGATTCTCCGATTCAATCAATCCAGGATCTGAAAGGTAAACGGGTTGCGTTGAATAAAGGGTCAAATGTTCACTATCTGTTACTTAAATTACTCGAAGCCAATAATCTGACCTTAAAGGATATTCAGCCTGTTTATCTGCCACCCGCAGATGCACGTGCTGCTTTTGAAAAAGGTGCAGTGGATGCTTGGGTAATTTGGGATCCATTCCTTGCCGCAGCGGAGCAGCAAATTCATGCACGTCAGATTGCCAACGGTGAGCACTTGGTCAGTAACCATCAATTCTATCTGTCTGATCGTCAATTTGCGGAAAGTCATCCTGCAGTTCTTAACACCTTGGTCACGACGCTCAACCAAACTACAGATTGGGTCAAAGCCCATCCTGATGCAGCTGCACAATTGTTAGAAAAACCCACTGCACTTGAGCTTGATATTTTAAAAACATCCATTTCCCGCATGGGTTTTGGCGTTCTACCCATTTCTGAAAAAGTTGCAAAAGAACAGCAGTATGTTGCTGATGCCTTCTACGCTCAACAACTCATTCCAAAACAGCTCGTCATTCAAGATGCCTTATTGACCCCCAAAAAATAA